AACGACGATTTTCAAGGCTAACCTACTTAATTTGTGGAAAACTGCCCCAAGTATGAGTCTCAAACCCTTATGATCTCGTTGAAAAAATCATAACTCCGTTCGCGTAGCGTCTCCGAAGGAGAAACTCCGAACTCCTAACACCGAACTCAGGTGGTGAAAATAGGACTGTCCGTTGATTTAGGAATTTTTGGTATATTAATATTAACTTCTAAAAAATCATTATCTTTGAGAATCTGATAGAGATTCACATCCTTCTCTAATAAACAGGCATGACCGCTATATGGTAGGATAAATGTTTGGGTATTTGGTAAAATACCTGCCAATCGAGTAATTTCACTTACAGAGGGTAATAAGCGATCGCTACCACTGCCAATGAGTAAAATTGGTTGTGTTAGCTGTTGTAGCTCTTTGCTATCAACCTGGAAATCTCGCAGTAAGGATAAGCGCCAATTTACAGTTTCTGATGGTAGGGAACGCATAGCTGTAAGTAGTGTATGGCGATCGCTTGGAGAAATCCGTTCTAATGATGCTAGAAACGGTAACAAACCCAACGCACCAACATTAAATAGAAATGATGGCACAAACTGAGTAGCCGGGGATATCCAATTAAACCAAGATTGCTGCTGCAAAGCCGAAGCAGGATTAATTAAGATAATACGCTTAAATAACTGCGGCGACTGGATAGCTACTTGTATTGCTAAACAACCACCAAAAGATTCACCACATAGATATATTGTCCGTTGACAGCTTTTTTCTAACTCAGCGTGAACCAAGTCCAAAACATTCTTCGCTAAAACATCCCAAGTGGCCAGACAGTTTTTGGGTATGGACAAGCAACGAATATCTAAACCAGAGGCTAATTCTGGGATTTGAGATTGCAATAACTCACCAGTCCCATCCATACCTGGTAAATAGATAAATAAAGGAGAATCTGATTCTACTGGATTTGGCGTTAAAAAACAAGGTTTAGGATCAACTGCTGGCATTTTACTTATTTTTATTCGTCTACTCTATCTTTAACTTTACCCTCTTCTGTATCCAGATAGGGATTGTGATGAAATTTTTATCTTTTCTCATCTGTCTAAAATCAACCTTTCCAGATAAAAAATCATCCACTCTGAAACCATAATTACAGAATTTATAGCAATTTGTATTCATGATATATAAGTATGTAAGTCAGCATTCAGTCGCTAGACATTAGCTAAATGCTGCGAGTAAATTTTTAATAGTTAGTTCAATGATTAATGGATTAAAAATTCCCAAACAAGGCTCGCTAAATTAGGAATTTCTAGAACAACAACCTAGTACATTACTCAAAATTACAACTAACAGTTTAGTCAATTATTACTGGGAATAATATGCAAAATCATATCCACACAATTAGTTATATCGCTAGATTTTCAGTTAGTGTATTCTCTGTAACTACTAAGGACAGAAACAGGTTTTACCATGATTATTAGTAAATATAGGACTCCTATTTGATTTTTGAACAGAACTCGGTACATACTGAAATCCTTCTTCCCTGTTCCCTGTTCCCTGTTCCCTGTTCCCTAACTCAACGGAAAATTCAGGAATCAAACCGGATTCCTATACTTTCTCTGATTTAGTTAAAAATCAGGTGGATTTATAGAAGTAATTAAACAATTCTTCAGTCCATAAACTTGTTATCCATCGCCAGGAGTTTGAAAAAAAAGTAGCAATGTTATATAATTACGTAGTTTTGTCTAAATCATCTAGATTATTAATAGAGAAAACTGATTAATAATTTGCTTTTATAGTCCATGAATCTTGTGAATAAAACAGAAAAGACTTTTGCACTGACCACACCACTATACTATGTCAACGATGTTCCGC
The DNA window shown above is from Anabaena sp. WA102 and carries:
- a CDS encoding alpha/beta fold hydrolase, with the translated sequence MPAVDPKPCFLTPNPVESDSPLFIYLPGMDGTGELLQSQIPELASGLDIRCLSIPKNCLATWDVLAKNVLDLVHAELEKSCQRTIYLCGESFGGCLAIQVAIQSPQLFKRIILINPASALQQQSWFNWISPATQFVPSFLFNVGALGLLPFLASLERISPSDRHTLLTAMRSLPSETVNWRLSLLRDFQVDSKELQQLTQPILLIGSGSDRLLPSVSEITRLAGILPNTQTFILPYSGHACLLEKDVNLYQILKDNDFLEVNINIPKIPKSTDSPIFTT